The nucleotide sequence ATGGCGCCGGCCGGTGACGTGCTGCAGTCGCTGCAATCGATGGCCAGCCAATCGCTAAGCAGCCGCGGCAAAGACATGCGGGAAGACATGCTGCGTAAATACGGCGGGACGCCCAGCAGTGAAGCCGCCGTCAGCGCGGCACTGAAATGGTTGGCACTGCACCAGGCCCCGAACGGTGGATGGACGTTCAATCACGCCAGTGTTTGCCGTGGACGGTGTGGCAATATCGGCGAACCGAAGTACTTGCGTGCGTACAATGCGGCGACGGCACTCGCGTTGCTGCCGTTCCTGGGTGCCGGTCAAACGCATTACGAAGGCGAATACCAACAAGTCGTCCGCAAGGGGTTGCTGTTCCTGATCAAGAACGGACGCAAAGGCAAAATCAAAGGCGTCAACATGCTGGACTTTACCGAGCCCGGTGGACGCATGTATTCGCACGGATTGGCGGCGATCGCCCTGTCCGAAGCCTATGCGATGACGCAAGACCCGGCGTTGGCCGAACCGACCCAAGCGGCACTGAACTTTATCGTTTGGGCGCAAGGCCCCGACGGCGGATGGCGGTACCAACCCAATTCACCGATGGGCGACACGTCGGTGGTCGGCTGGCAATTGATGGCTTTGAAAAGTGGTTACATGGGGCACCTGGTCGTGCCGCCGCAATCGATCAGCGAATCGGTACGTTATCTGAACCGCGTTCAAGGCAAGAACGGTGCGGTGTACGGCTACGTCGCACCGCCGGCACCCCGCATGGATGACCCGACGAAGCTGAAGATCAGTCCCGCTTGTACCGCGATCGGCTTGCTGTGCCGGATGTACACGGGTTGGCAAAAAGGGGATCCGCGGCTGGAGGCCGGCGTTCAGGAATTGGCCAGAATCGGCGTCCGGCGCGACAATATCTATTACGACTATTACGCCGCCCAAGTCCTGCGTCATCACGGCGGGTCGGAATGGCAGGCATTCAACGAGATCCTGCGGGATTGGTTGGTTTCGACGCAATCGCAGGATCGCGGCGCCAAAGGCAGCTGGCACTTCCCCGATTCTCAATCGCACAAAGGCCCTGTGGAAGGCGGCCGTTTGCTCAGCACCGCGTTCGCCACGATGATTTTGGAAGTCTATTACCGGCACATGCCGTTGTACGCCGACGCGGCGGCGGAAGAAGAATTCCCGCTGTAATCTTGCTGCAACGCGAAACAGGCGATTCCTCCTGGCGCGGGCAACGCCCCCGGCGATTCCTGGATTCGGGCGTCTGCCAGGATCTGGGGCAATCCGGCGCGTCCTGGGCCCTTCGATCCAGATCGATCTTGTGACGTTTCGGGCCCGGCGATAATCTCGACCCTGGTGACTCAGGATGTTTCACGCTTCTGGGCAGGGAGGGCCGGCGCGTGCTACGACGACGATCGATTCGCACAAAACTATTGGCCGGACTGGTCACGCTGACGGGTGTCATTTGCTGCCTGGCTTACAGCGGGATCTCCGGGCTGAACCGCTACGACCGCTTGGCACGTGTGGTCGCGGAAACCAGCAAGGAACTGCGGCTGGCCAACGATCTGCATCGTCTGGCGGTGACGCTGGACGAAAAGAACGACCGGCTGATGCAGCCGGAAGCCGAGTTCGGCATGATCGAGCCGATCAGTTTCGACGAAGGCAATCTGTTTGCCGGAAACTGGCGGGACGTCTACATCAAGGAATACGACGCCGCCTGGGAACAGTTGGAACGGTCGCTGGAATCTTACAACGTCCTGTTGGATTCGCGTGACCCCAAGCTGCATACGTCGTTGATCTACGATTCCGGCCAAAACGTCGACGACATCGTGACGTGTGTCGATTCGATCCGGCTGACCAATCAGCATGCCACCGACCCCCGCCAGTATCGCAAAACGCTGGACAAGCATTACGACAATCTGATCGTCGCCACCGAAACCAACGCGGTGGAGATGAGCGAATCGATGGTCGGATTCACGTCCCAGGTTCGATCCAGCTATCGCACGTGGATCGCGATCGCGTGGGTTCTGTTGCTGGGTGCCATCGCCACGGTGCTGGTAATGATTTGGCTGTTTTGGACCTACATCGTTCAGCCTTTTCGCACA is from Crateriforma conspicua and encodes:
- a CDS encoding prenyltransferase/squalene oxidase repeat-containing protein, whose translation is MASYPSSYVPPSTSLPSAAVTGGEDEVIVAELVQPESLVDQTNEDDASKAGWLGFIRATPAWLVSTAVHVALLVALGLVTMTEPQKIINVLTAAVTDDRGPEIKEFVIEEVDVDVSTEMEESADPPPALNEFEQVVESIALDVPTEAISVPIESFDLAANMAPAGDVLQSLQSMASQSLSSRGKDMREDMLRKYGGTPSSEAAVSAALKWLALHQAPNGGWTFNHASVCRGRCGNIGEPKYLRAYNAATALALLPFLGAGQTHYEGEYQQVVRKGLLFLIKNGRKGKIKGVNMLDFTEPGGRMYSHGLAAIALSEAYAMTQDPALAEPTQAALNFIVWAQGPDGGWRYQPNSPMGDTSVVGWQLMALKSGYMGHLVVPPQSISESVRYLNRVQGKNGAVYGYVAPPAPRMDDPTKLKISPACTAIGLLCRMYTGWQKGDPRLEAGVQELARIGVRRDNIYYDYYAAQVLRHHGGSEWQAFNEILRDWLVSTQSQDRGAKGSWHFPDSQSHKGPVEGGRLLSTAFATMILEVYYRHMPLYADAAAEEEFPL